A region of the Yarrowia lipolytica chromosome 1C, complete sequence genome:
CAGGCCGCAACGAGACGTACGGATCGCCCTCCAAGATTCCCAGACGAATGGAGCCCGCTGCGAGTGTTAATGGGACTCTCAAAAAGTCGAGATCAATGGCCTCTATTGGCCAGAGAAACTCCCGTGTCACTAGATCGTCCCTCGGTGGAGTTAGAGGCCGTCCATCTCCCATGATGTCCTCTCCTAAGCGATCTGCACGACAGGCCCTGTCGCCTAACCGAgtcacaaccacaaacTCCACATCGCCCATCACCTCACCGGTCTCTTCTGTCGCAGATAGACCTCTTTCTGGAGTGGCTTCTActcttctgtctctgattgatgatgacgaagaagaggttGTCACACCAGCCGAATCCTCTCCCGCAAAGGAGTTCATCAACCCCTACgcgtcttctcctcgacgACCCGAGCGAGAACGATCTGCCAGTCAGTTGACCCCCCCGTCGCGTGAGAAACTCATGACTCCTTCCCccgaaaagaaggaggcgtCGCCGTCAAAAACCCCCTCCCAGATCATCAGTCAGTCCATGCCTCTGGAACAGCAGCGGGAGCGAGATAGCGTCAAGGCCCAGCCGCAGATGAAGAAGTTTGACAAGTATAAGCCTGTGCGATCCAGTAATCTGCGAGACTCCTTTGTGGCCGACCCCAAGTCTCCCGAAAGCACCAAGACCTCGGCGCCGAAGCAAACTGCAGTTTCTTCGTCGGGATCGCCTGAATCCATGCCCCCTTCTTTCACGTTTGGTaacaagaccaacaacggtttcacctccaagctgaaatcgtcttctccttccgGGGACGAAGATACAGATGTGAAGATCGGCAAGGATCTGgcatcttctgctgccatTCGCTCTCCCTCCAAGCCTCTGTACCCTGAGATTTCCAAAGATAAGCCAGTTCTGCCTTCCACTCCCAAACTGGCCAAGGCAGGTATTCCTTCTACTCCCCTATCCGAGGCTGCCAAAAAGTACGGACGAGACTTTGACTTTAGCACTCCCCTCAAGGGCGAGGTGCCCAAGCCGTTGACTCCAGcagacaagtccaaggtGGACCAGTTCAAGAAGGATTTCGTTTTCTAGAGAGAGGACCAGGAAACGATAAGGATGTATAGCATGAGAAGGAATAACCAATAAATGATATTGTGTAAACATTTGTGTACAGGGAATACGAGGCTGTGGGTGAGTAACAGTGGTACCGTGAGCTACATAGTGTGTAACAAGAGGCGCAGACATCGTCAAAACTACAGTCAGACTTTGAACTGGTTTGGCCATCTTCAGACTCCGACTTAACTGCCGCCGGAGGAGGTTAAATAGTCATGTTTTTGTATTCCTAGGCTATGTTCGTGAGTGaaaatgtatatatagatatTTTATCACCCtcttaaaaaaaatattattttttatttttttatttttatatttatttctATTTCTATAATTCTATATATTTCTATTTATTTCTATTTTATTTCTATTTATttctatttattttttatttatgTATATTCataatatatttatttatatattaaATAATACTTTTTATCGTATATTCCTAGAGCCCAAAAACCGTCGCAGAAAGATTATTTTTGTACCGAAATACTCCCTAAAATCCACAGAAAAATCTCACATCAAAATGCAATCCCATTTCTTTCAAATATGGCCTCTA
Encoded here:
- a CDS encoding uncharacterized protein (Truncated form of YALI0C22253g, similar to Saccharomyces cerevisiae NUP60 (YAR002W); ancestral locus Anc_4.125, weakly similar to uniprot|P39705 Saccharomyces cerevisiae YAR002w FUN17 peroxisomal matrix protein import), with the translated sequence MEEEITETVYTPSQTPPRHKRISLGPGKSPNQRLAEFFERKGDAPLSDVETAGVLALINEAASDDPNLAERLSPTGTQHDRSVRHSMSLANLAGRNETYGSPSKIPRRMEPAASVNGTLKKSRSMASIGQRNSRVTRSSLGGVRGRPSPMMSSPKRSARQALSPNRVTTTNSTSPITSPVSSVADRPLSGVASTLLSLIDDDEEEVVTPAESSPAKEFINPYASSPRRPERERSASQLTPPSREKLMTPSPEKKEASPSKTPSQIISQSMPLEQQRERDSVKAQPQMKKFDKYKPVRSSNLRDSFVADPKSPESTKTSAPKQTAVSSSGSPESMPPSFTFGNKTNNGFTSKLKSSSPSGDEDTDVKIGKDLASSAAIRSPSKPLYPEISKDKPVLPSTPKLAKAGIPSTPLSEAAKKYGRDFDFSTPLKGEVPKPLTPADKSKVDQFKKDFVF